In the Podarcis muralis chromosome 15, rPodMur119.hap1.1, whole genome shotgun sequence genome, gtgtctgcggacagcgctggcccccggcctcttgagtgagatgagcgcacaaccctagagtctggcaagactggcccgtacgggcaggggtacctttacctttacccacaccAGAGCTCAGTACTTGCAGTCAACTTACCTTGCCTCCCCAAGAACTGCATTTACAGCTCTCAGTTTTCAAACAATGCCTACATCAGTCTTAGATGGAAGTTATAGAAGTGTTCCAAGGCATTTAAGACTTTGTATTTGTGGGGTAGGTGAGGTAGAAGATCTCCCCTGTTATATACTCCATTGTCAGCTCTATCAAAACcccagaaagagatttttttggaACAGATGCTGGCACTGCTACAGGGACAGAACCTTGAAGTGAAAATATGTTGACTGTTACCTGACTGTGATCCGCTTGTCACGTACAAAACAGCCCTATTTGCTAAAGCCGCTTAAAGTATTCGTGTTAGCTGCAGTATATAAAAGACAACGCTGTAGGCTGTGCAGGCGATTCATTAATTTGACTTATTGTAAATGGATGTATATCTCTGGATTTCTTTTAACAGGTTTTAATTGACTTGCTGGATCTGTAACTGAATTTGTAATGGCTTTTAGTCAAACACAAtacatgattgattgattgtattaaatttgttttAGTTTGTGGTGGGTTTGATAAAATtcggaaaatcaataaaaacaatttggCAGAAACCAAGCAGcctaataatataaataaaaataatttattatttattatttatatcccgcccatctgactgggtttcaccagccactctgggcagctcccaacagaatattaaaagcatgataaaacattaaacattaaaaacttccttaaacagggttgccttcagatgtcttctaaaagtcagatagttgtttatttccttgacatctgatgggagggcgttccacagggcgggcgccactaccgagaaggccctctgcctggttccttgtaacctcacttctcacagggagggaactgccagaaggcccttggtgctagacctcagtgtctgggctgagtgatgggggtggagatgctccttaaggtatactgcgctgaggccgtttagggctttaaagttcagtgccaacactttgaattgtgctcggaaatgtactgtgaGCCACTGTAGGTCTTCCAGGACCGGCGTTAtacggtctcggcggccactcccagtcaccagtcctgtcaggattcaacctcaatctgttagccagcatccatcctccaaccacctccagaccatagctgtcaactttttccttttcttgcgtggaatcctattcggaataagggaattccccttaaaaaatgggaaacgttgacagctatgcctccagacactcacacagtctTTCCATGAATGTTTCTCTGTCTTCAAGCATTTTGGCATGGAGGCATTGCTGAATATCAGTGCAGCAGGGCCTGGGGAAATAACATTTCTATCCCTGCCACATCACCTGGTAATGACTTTGTCTTGCTTTCTGTTCCACAGTTAGATGATTACAATACGTCGGACTATGCGGAACAACTCTCCAATTACACCGACTACATGTGCCCCACGATGGATGAGAGCACCACCCGTCAATTAAGGGCCTTCCTGGTCCCTTTTGTCTACATGCTGATCTTCTTGCTGGGGGGTGTCGGAAACCTGATGGTGATCGTGATCCTGTGGTGCTACCGACGCTCCCGCAGCTCCACCGAGCTCTTCCTCTTCCACCTGGCCTTGGCGAACCTTTTGCTCGTGTTCACCTTCCCCTTTGGGGTTGTCCAGAACATAGCCGGTTGGATCTTTGGACCTTTCCTCTGCAAGGTGCTCAGCGCCACCAACAGAATCAACTTCTACAGCAGCAGCCTGCTGCTGGGCTGCATCAGTGTGGAGCGCTACCTGGCCGTGGTGCATGCGCTGTGGGCCTTCCAGAAGCAGCGAGCCATCTCTGTCCACCTGACATGCCTGGGAGTTTGGGTTGTCTCTCTGCTGCTGACATTGCCTGACCTGCTCTTCACAGAAGTCTGGCCGAGCAGGGACAACCAGCCCAGCATCTGCCACTTCAGAGAATACGGCAAACATGGAATCAACGCGTGGCTGGCCACACGCTTCCTATATCACATCGTGGGCTTCTTCCTGCCCTCGCTGGTCATGTGCTTCTGCTACATAGCCATCGTCAGGGTCCTGTGCCGCTCCCAGCGGCTGAAGCGGCAGAAAGTGGTTCGAGTAGCCATTTTGGTCACCAGCGTCTTCTTGTTCTGCTGGACTCCATACCACGTGGTGATCTTCCTGGACACCCTCAACAAGCTGGCTACCGCCAACAACGGGTGTGCGGTTGAGCTGAACACGGCCATTATTCTGAGCGAGATGGTTGCCTTCAGCCACTGCTGCCTCAACCCCATCCTCTATGCTTTCGTGGGCATCCGGTTCCGTCACGACGCTTGCCGACTTCTGAACAGCCTGGGCTGCCTGAGCCAGAGCACCCTGCAGGACATCCTGGGCACCTGCAGGATGGATAGCAGCACCGCAGAGACCAACATATCGCTCGTCAACCgccacccttcctccccatctTCCACAAATCCCCTAACCACATTCAAAggctctcctccttcctcctcttgtcCCCAAGCCCCAGCTGACCAAAGGGCTCAGGGGGGAGAGTCTGGGGCTCAGCTTAAGCCAAGTCAGAAGCAAGTATCGACAGACCAAAGACTGGAGGAGCAGAACCTTGCTTAGTAAGCCAGGCACCACCTTCCTGAAATCCTGTGTGTGATGAATGTGCACACTCCTTCCAGCTTCCTTGGAAGAGAGTCCCGTGATGTTGGCGAACATGCGATGCTTCCAGATACAGACCCTGCTTTTTGCTTCTCAGGTTCATATTCCCTTAGTGCTTCCCCCTGCCCGCCCCCGGGCCTCGGAGAATGTGTAACTGTCAGCTTCAATGCAAGCCCTGCCACTCCTTCTTTGTGTTGAAATACTCGCCTCTCCTGCCTATTCATTCAGAGCTCTGCTGTGCCCCAGCGCTCAACCAAGACGACTCACAAGCATCTGCTCAAGTTGTGAGCATAAGGTTAGCCCAGGCATACAAAGGGGGAGCCCCACTATTAATCAACTATGGCCCACATGACttcctctggggttgcagagacTCCTATCCTGCTGCTTACCCCGTGCTCAACATTcggggagggggaaaattgggGGCTCTTAATGAAATCCACAAGCCCCAGACCCTCCCCCCAggcttttggggtgtgtgtgtgtgtgaaatgttttTTTCTATTGCTAAAACATACACAATACTATAACAATAAATTAAGCAAGTTTGAAATAAAATGGCAGATTATAACAGTAAAAAGCAGCACAGTATGTACCATAATCTCACTTTCGAAAAGCACGAtttcaaagggggagggggagagagacctatggttgccatatttcaaaaaatgaaaatccagacacaaatgttattgagctttttgtgcccaaagttgttgatcttttttagttttgcccaaattgctgagctttttgggcaaaattgcaaaaaaatgacatttttgaCGTATTTTTAAGGTAAATTGGCAAAAAATACGCTGCCATACGTCCAAATTTTCCCAGATATTTTGccaatttctgcctggacactgcttccggatgtatggcaaccctgggAAACCCCGTATATGTATGTGTACACGTACACACACTGCATTACTTATTAGCAAATTATTCATTAATACATGGTAAACTCATAACTCATATTTGGGAATAAACCATAATCAATAAATATCTTTCATTTTACCAAGTTTTTATGCCTCTCTTCCTTCTCGATAGCCTTAAAAGGTTGTGGAGTTAGCAATAGCTGCAAACAAGAGATTCAACAGACACCTTCTGTtccaacttttaaacacctgctggaaACATATCTATTCCAtgaggcctatgcaggcaattaagaatacatctttccataatagctgatttctgattttaacattttaatcccGTTTATATTGTATGGTTCTATGTACAACTTTTGTTAACCACTCTATTTTTATGAatagcagtatataattttttttaataaataaagggCAGTCACATATTTTATCCATCTATTCATTAATATTAAGTGTTGGAAATAATCTCCATTATTTTGTGTACAGGATTCTATTCTCAACAAGCCTATAAAAACagtttatatatacattttaataaataaaggaCAGTCATATATTTTATCCATCTATTCTTTAAGTGTTGGAAATCTCCAATATTTTGTGTACAGGATTCTATGCTCAACAAGCCCATAAAAACCAGTTCCTTATGTTCTGGCCTAACCAAATGTTccacatgatttttattttaaaatgaaatgctggGTTAAAGGGTCTTTATAACCTAAAACCTTTGCAACTCGAAATTTTATTTTCCTCCAAAACTTCCTTCCCAACAGTTGTACCAAATCTTGCCCCCTGCAGCCTTCTACAAAATTATTTAGGGAAAGGCAGGAAACCACCATGAAAGGAAAGTGTCAGGTCCCTCTCTCGATCACATTTCCCCCTACCCTGCACTGGCCTATGCCCAGTAATGAGCTGGAATCTGGAAATACCTGTGGCTACTGCCCAGTTCTCCCGAAGATGTTTTGGGCTCCCCAACTGGAGACCCATCCAGATGTTCCCCAGAGTACCTTTTAAGCA is a window encoding:
- the CXCR5 gene encoding C-X-C chemokine receptor type 5, encoding MVDSQVIEMTGISIDNFMLDDYNTSDYAEQLSNYTDYMCPTMDESTTRQLRAFLVPFVYMLIFLLGGVGNLMVIVILWCYRRSRSSTELFLFHLALANLLLVFTFPFGVVQNIAGWIFGPFLCKVLSATNRINFYSSSLLLGCISVERYLAVVHALWAFQKQRAISVHLTCLGVWVVSLLLTLPDLLFTEVWPSRDNQPSICHFREYGKHGINAWLATRFLYHIVGFFLPSLVMCFCYIAIVRVLCRSQRLKRQKVVRVAILVTSVFLFCWTPYHVVIFLDTLNKLATANNGCAVELNTAIILSEMVAFSHCCLNPILYAFVGIRFRHDACRLLNSLGCLSQSTLQDILGTCRMDSSTAETNISLVNRHPSSPSSTNPLTTFKGSPPSSSCPQAPADQRAQGGESGAQLKPSQKQVSTDQRLEEQNLA